The following are from one region of the Vibrio hyugaensis genome:
- the msrQ gene encoding protein-methionine-sulfoxide reductase heme-binding subunit MsrQ, translating into MRKLTPKHIIALKVLIHLVSLGFLGLLVIAINTDNLGGDPVQGIIHYTGISALNTLFITLLVSPLARWTKQGLLVRVRRLLGLYSFFWAVLHLVAFAVLDLGLDWSLLASEIVKRPYLTVGAAVWVILSLLAVTSTQSIQRKMGPKWQKLHNWVYLAAILAPIHFYWSVKSEVAEPTIYILIAIGLLLVRWKTLKQRVFRKLLSS; encoded by the coding sequence TTGAGAAAGCTGACGCCAAAACACATCATTGCGCTTAAAGTCCTGATCCACCTTGTTTCTCTCGGTTTCTTAGGTCTGCTGGTCATTGCGATTAATACCGACAACTTAGGTGGTGACCCTGTTCAAGGGATTATCCATTACACAGGTATTAGCGCGCTGAATACGCTGTTTATTACCTTGTTAGTTTCTCCGCTTGCGCGTTGGACCAAGCAGGGTTTGTTAGTTCGAGTTAGGAGACTACTCGGGCTCTACAGCTTTTTCTGGGCAGTACTTCATTTGGTTGCGTTTGCTGTGCTCGATTTAGGATTAGATTGGAGTTTACTCGCTTCCGAAATCGTTAAACGCCCTTATTTGACCGTTGGTGCAGCAGTGTGGGTAATCTTGTCACTTCTGGCAGTGACTTCGACTCAATCCATTCAACGTAAAATGGGTCCTAAATGGCAAAAACTGCATAACTGGGTCTATTTGGCAGCGATACTGGCGCCGATTCATTTCTATTGGTCGGTGAAGTCAGAGGTAGCGGAGCCAACGATTTATATCTTAATCGCCATTGGTTTGTTGCTGGTGCGCTGGAAGACATTGAAGCAGCGAGTGTTTCGAAAGCTGTTATCCAGTTGA
- a CDS encoding DUF3360 domain-containing protein, translating into MSSTLESVHIGTDKPKASEDELTYEQQHKPSSEFESREQYLEHELQIMAPKRWRPNLPFKDYRFEVEDTIPAMAATIGKVVMVGAIAATFAGALGLNEGFILENVRYELLIASVFIILFSGFLLPTANLAGTHGPLIPLIPIVVAAGGHPMAFGLLIGAFGILLAISKGGSMLANLTSKGVCGGLLLYLGFVGTVSQVKKLFAWAEGIGMSHIAFVVIFCTIILYALLEHFRKRWLAVPLSCLLGGTLAFAMGAPFSFQTEPGLPNMNPMYWWGEDTGWMLGLPTIEHFMVVLPFAILAVAMWSPDFLGHQVFQKISYPERTEKVHMNIDDTMTTASIRQTFGSLLGGTNFTSSWGTYIVPAAIAKRPIPAGALLTALFCIIAAVWGYPMDLAIWQPVLCVALIVGVFVPLLEAGMEMTREGKTTQSAAIVVFSSALVNPAFGWSLTMLLDNLGLVGCKERSGELSKMSRWVLPGIMFIVLTSVMALVGLLPGIPAVIPSFR; encoded by the coding sequence ATGAGCAGCACTTTAGAGTCCGTACATATTGGAACAGATAAGCCCAAAGCCAGTGAGGATGAACTCACTTACGAACAACAACATAAGCCAAGCTCGGAATTTGAGTCCCGAGAACAATATTTAGAGCACGAGTTGCAAATCATGGCGCCTAAACGTTGGCGTCCCAATTTGCCATTTAAAGACTATCGATTCGAGGTAGAAGACACCATTCCAGCGATGGCCGCGACCATTGGTAAAGTCGTTATGGTGGGAGCGATCGCAGCAACCTTTGCTGGGGCGCTAGGGCTGAATGAAGGCTTTATTTTAGAAAACGTTCGTTATGAACTACTCATCGCCTCTGTTTTCATTATTCTTTTTTCAGGCTTTTTACTACCTACCGCAAACCTCGCAGGTACACACGGCCCACTCATCCCATTAATTCCTATCGTCGTTGCAGCAGGCGGGCACCCTATGGCCTTTGGCTTGTTGATTGGCGCCTTTGGGATACTGCTAGCGATTAGTAAAGGTGGCAGTATGCTGGCAAACCTTACCAGTAAAGGCGTGTGTGGCGGTTTATTGCTCTACCTTGGCTTTGTTGGAACCGTCTCTCAAGTGAAAAAGCTATTCGCTTGGGCAGAGGGAATAGGGATGAGCCACATCGCTTTTGTCGTGATCTTTTGCACCATTATTTTATATGCACTACTGGAACATTTTCGTAAGCGTTGGCTAGCTGTCCCTCTTAGTTGCTTGCTAGGCGGTACTTTAGCTTTTGCTATGGGCGCTCCGTTTTCTTTTCAAACCGAGCCCGGCTTACCCAATATGAACCCTATGTATTGGTGGGGGGAAGATACGGGTTGGATGCTAGGTTTGCCTACGATTGAGCATTTCATGGTGGTATTGCCTTTTGCTATTTTAGCCGTAGCCATGTGGTCGCCAGATTTTTTAGGGCATCAAGTGTTTCAAAAAATCAGCTATCCAGAACGTACAGAAAAAGTACATATGAACATCGACGATACGATGACTACAGCGTCAATTCGTCAGACGTTCGGTTCTCTGCTCGGTGGTACTAACTTTACGTCTTCGTGGGGGACTTACATCGTTCCGGCGGCTATTGCTAAACGTCCTATTCCTGCCGGCGCGTTACTAACGGCACTGTTCTGTATCATCGCCGCGGTTTGGGGTTACCCAATGGATTTAGCGATCTGGCAACCTGTACTTTGTGTTGCGCTCATTGTTGGGGTATTTGTGCCTTTGCTAGAAGCTGGAATGGAAATGACGCGTGAAGGGAAAACCACACAATCGGCGGCGATTGTTGTATTTTCTTCAGCGCTCGTTAACCCTGCATTTGGCTGGTCTCTCACAATGCTGTTAGATAACTTAGGCTTGGTCGGCTGTAAAGAACGTAGTGGGGAACTCAGTAAAATGAGCCGCTGGGTGTTGCCTGGCATTATGTTTATTGTGCTAACAAGTGTAATGGCGTTGGTTGGTCTACTACCAGGAATACCAGCGGTTATCCCAAGTTTTCGTTAG
- a CDS encoding carboxymuconolactone decarboxylase family protein — protein sequence MSEFKLHTVESAPEKSKAILEGAQKQMGMIPGLYAVMAESPQILTAYTQLHQQFTNTSFNAEELTVVWQTINVEHECHYCVPAHTGIAHSMKVDPALIEALRNDEAMPTEKLQALKDFTLVVVRERGNVSEADLAAFFEAGYGQQQVLEVILGLSQKVISNYVNHVAHTPVDKVFEKFAWSKK from the coding sequence ATGAGCGAATTTAAATTACACACTGTTGAGTCAGCACCAGAAAAAAGCAAAGCAATCCTTGAAGGTGCACAAAAGCAGATGGGGATGATTCCTGGTCTTTACGCAGTAATGGCTGAGTCTCCTCAAATCCTAACAGCTTACACGCAACTGCATCAGCAATTCACCAACACATCATTTAATGCCGAAGAACTAACAGTGGTGTGGCAAACCATCAATGTTGAACACGAGTGTCACTACTGCGTCCCGGCACACACTGGGATCGCGCACTCAATGAAGGTTGACCCAGCATTGATTGAAGCACTGCGTAACGATGAAGCAATGCCAACGGAAAAGCTTCAAGCACTAAAAGACTTCACTCTTGTTGTGGTTCGTGAGCGTGGCAATGTATCAGAAGCAGACCTAGCGGCATTCTTCGAGGCAGGTTACGGTCAGCAACAGGTTCTAGAAGTGATCCTTGGTCTATCGCAAAAAGTGATCAGTAACTACGTAAACCACGTAGCTCACACGCCGGTAGACAAAGTATTTGAAAAGTTTGCTTGGTCTAAAAAGTAA
- a CDS encoding MATE family efflux transporter produces the protein MIAISSTLKSVLEKTLPLTVGLFAIMSVQLIDAVFIGMLGVNELTVQGITMPFQAGFIGIQVGIGVAATSIISHAFGANNTQRATNTASLALLVGSAFIALIGFALWLMEQSVFSAFVSVEDSGAQYQQLETLFSQFWGLWLLSALSSAVLYLMTCVYRANGDTKVTGSVFVIASLINLVLDPIFMFVINMGIAGATLASMLGFAISAVYMMNKAKGRQWFAPFSSALASKDDVALLITTTIPTMMNQILPSVSAFVTVMFIAHLGTNEIAFWSLLNRVESFLLIFTLALTMSLPPMIGRELGAERFDSIQALVQSASRFVILFHLAIATLLVVSLPIVVPLLSEDNTMQEWLNLALWVIPFSYGPLGLCMVVTSIFNALGKPKTALFVCFVRLMVLYIPAIAIASLQGDIFTIVIAATIANVLAGLFAWLQLTSYVKQNLSATQASMLEVEAVK, from the coding sequence ATGATAGCGATTTCCTCGACCTTAAAATCCGTTCTCGAAAAAACACTGCCGCTGACTGTCGGCCTTTTTGCGATCATGTCAGTACAACTTATCGACGCGGTGTTTATCGGCATGCTTGGCGTGAACGAGCTTACCGTGCAAGGTATCACCATGCCGTTCCAAGCTGGCTTTATTGGCATTCAAGTCGGCATTGGTGTTGCTGCAACGTCGATCATCTCACATGCTTTTGGTGCAAATAATACGCAACGCGCGACAAATACCGCTTCACTTGCATTACTGGTCGGCAGCGCTTTTATCGCTCTCATTGGATTTGCGTTGTGGTTGATGGAGCAAAGCGTGTTTTCTGCGTTTGTCTCTGTGGAAGACAGCGGCGCACAATATCAACAGCTCGAAACGTTATTTAGTCAGTTCTGGGGCTTATGGCTGTTGAGCGCACTATCCAGTGCCGTACTGTATTTAATGACCTGTGTTTATCGTGCTAACGGCGATACTAAAGTTACTGGCTCTGTTTTTGTTATCGCAAGCCTTATCAACCTCGTGCTCGATCCGATATTTATGTTCGTTATAAACATGGGGATTGCAGGTGCTACATTAGCGTCGATGCTTGGCTTTGCCATCAGCGCGGTTTACATGATGAACAAAGCCAAAGGTCGTCAATGGTTCGCACCTTTCTCTTCGGCTTTAGCTAGCAAAGACGATGTTGCTCTGCTGATCACAACCACGATTCCAACCATGATGAATCAAATTCTACCGTCCGTTAGTGCTTTCGTGACGGTTATGTTCATCGCTCATCTTGGTACTAACGAAATCGCATTTTGGAGCTTATTAAACCGAGTGGAAAGCTTCTTGCTGATCTTCACGCTGGCACTCACCATGTCTTTGCCACCAATGATTGGCCGTGAACTCGGTGCCGAACGTTTTGATTCAATCCAAGCGCTCGTGCAATCTGCTTCTCGCTTTGTGATTCTGTTCCACTTGGCCATCGCAACTTTGTTAGTGGTGAGTTTACCAATTGTTGTTCCTCTACTATCGGAGGACAACACAATGCAAGAGTGGTTAAATCTAGCACTTTGGGTGATTCCGTTTAGCTACGGCCCTTTAGGTTTGTGTATGGTTGTCACTTCTATCTTCAACGCATTGGGTAAACCAAAAACAGCCCTATTCGTTTGCTTCGTAAGATTGATGGTTCTGTACATCCCAGCGATTGCCATCGCCTCGTTACAGGGTGACATTTTTACAATCGTCATCGCGGCGACAATTGCTAACGTTCTAGCAGGCTTGTTTGCATGGTTACAACTTACTAGCTATGTAAAACAAAACTTGTCTGCGACTCAAGCGTCGATGTTGGAAGTAGAAGCAGTGAAGTAG
- the msrP gene encoding protein-methionine-sulfoxide reductase catalytic subunit MsrP: MWIKKNHRWALSENEATPESVYKERREILKKLGIAVVGMPLAANAQAGILDIFSSKEKPVSDNRIDLSAAKPQQYQADLSLTPESKVLKYNNFYEFGTDKSDPAKNSSEFVSDPWTVEIDGLVNNPIKLDHDDIFSKFTLEERIYRLRCVEAWSMNIPWIGFPLADIIKMAAPKSSAKYVAFETLYDPKQFPAQGSFSSIEYPYVEGLRLDEAMNPLALISVGLYGKTLAPQNGAPLRLVVPWKYGFKSIKSIVRIRLTDREPPTTWNRLAPNEYGFYANVNPNVDHPRWSQASERFIGEGSVLSTRRQPTLMFNGYEEEVAHLYKNMDLRKFY, translated from the coding sequence ATGTGGATTAAGAAGAACCATCGCTGGGCTTTATCTGAAAACGAAGCGACGCCAGAGTCCGTTTATAAAGAACGTCGTGAAATACTCAAAAAGCTTGGCATTGCGGTTGTCGGCATGCCACTCGCTGCAAATGCACAAGCTGGCATTTTGGATATCTTCTCCTCAAAGGAGAAGCCAGTCTCAGACAATCGAATTGACCTTAGCGCGGCGAAGCCACAACAGTACCAAGCGGATCTTTCTCTTACTCCTGAAAGTAAGGTTCTGAAATACAATAACTTCTATGAGTTTGGTACCGATAAATCTGATCCTGCGAAAAACTCTTCTGAGTTTGTGTCTGACCCATGGACGGTTGAGATCGACGGCTTGGTGAATAACCCGATTAAGCTCGACCACGATGATATCTTTAGTAAGTTCACACTAGAAGAGCGAATCTACCGCTTACGTTGTGTCGAAGCGTGGTCAATGAACATTCCGTGGATTGGTTTTCCTTTAGCGGACATCATCAAAATGGCGGCCCCAAAAAGTAGCGCGAAATACGTTGCTTTTGAAACTCTCTACGATCCGAAACAGTTCCCAGCCCAAGGCTCCTTTAGCAGTATTGAATATCCTTACGTCGAAGGGCTTCGTCTTGATGAGGCAATGAACCCGCTCGCGCTGATTTCTGTGGGTTTGTATGGAAAGACGCTTGCACCACAAAACGGTGCGCCACTTCGCTTAGTTGTACCGTGGAAGTACGGCTTCAAAAGCATCAAGTCTATTGTTCGAATTCGTTTAACTGACCGAGAACCGCCAACAACGTGGAATCGTTTAGCGCCAAATGAATACGGTTTTTACGCCAATGTGAACCCAAATGTTGACCATCCGCGTTGGAGCCAAGCAAGCGAGCGTTTCATCGGAGAGGGCAGTGTACTCAGCACTCGCAGACAGCCAACATTGATGTTCAACGGCTATGAGGAAGAGGTGGCGCATCTCTATAAGAATATGGATCTGAGGAAGTTCTATTGA
- a CDS encoding YgjV family protein, whose protein sequence is MSAFLWSQVLIAIAIVFDLISFQFKKRQKIVCCLCASGILISTHFVLLEQWTAASLMLLASIRYFTSIFTTSKRWMFLYLSSALMITVVTFVDLINLLSFGGTLFQTTAAFCKSDQRLRQLMIVGTLLWLIHNYLAGSPTAVLMELLFIGSNIIGYCRYYGIHLSLLTQKKST, encoded by the coding sequence ATGTCGGCATTTCTTTGGTCCCAAGTATTGATAGCAATCGCCATCGTATTCGATCTGATATCATTTCAATTTAAAAAAAGACAAAAAATTGTTTGTTGCTTATGTGCATCCGGCATCTTGATTAGCACCCACTTTGTTCTACTAGAGCAATGGACCGCCGCAAGCCTAATGTTACTTGCGAGCATCCGCTACTTCACTAGTATCTTTACTACATCGAAAAGGTGGATGTTTCTTTATTTAAGCTCTGCCTTAATGATCACTGTGGTGACCTTTGTTGACCTAATCAATTTGCTTAGTTTTGGCGGAACGCTATTTCAGACCACAGCTGCATTTTGCAAAAGTGATCAACGCTTACGTCAATTAATGATTGTAGGAACTTTGCTCTGGCTAATACACAACTACCTCGCAGGTTCTCCTACTGCTGTACTGATGGAGTTGTTGTTTATTGGCAGCAATATTATCGGCTATTGTCGTTATTATGGGATACATTTGAGTCTGTTGACTCAAAAAAAGTCCACATAA
- a CDS encoding Crp/Fnr family transcriptional regulator — MLGKFTKVIDYFSDMGVPPQTVEPLSTQFKLLSLNPSDILLAQGSQQDYGFFIMSGILRACHYGENGLERCKEFYFKDELCFLYSSWLQGLPARYQIEAITAVEVIRIPLNLLALPSFSQAKVTLLQQQLIFKEQKEALLLLHTPEQRYQHLLQYWPHWLAKLNNIQIASYIGISPVSLSRLKARIKS, encoded by the coding sequence ATGTTGGGTAAGTTCACTAAGGTGATTGACTATTTCTCTGATATGGGTGTTCCACCTCAAACAGTTGAACCCCTGTCAACTCAGTTTAAATTGCTCTCACTAAACCCATCAGATATCTTGCTCGCACAGGGCTCCCAGCAGGACTATGGCTTTTTTATCATGTCCGGAATACTTAGAGCTTGTCATTACGGTGAGAACGGTCTTGAGCGATGCAAAGAGTTTTATTTTAAAGATGAGCTATGCTTCCTCTATTCAAGTTGGTTGCAGGGATTGCCTGCCCGATATCAAATTGAAGCTATTACAGCTGTAGAAGTCATAAGGATCCCCCTGAATTTACTGGCATTGCCTTCGTTCTCACAAGCCAAAGTCACACTCTTACAGCAACAATTAATATTCAAGGAGCAGAAAGAAGCCCTGCTGTTACTCCACACACCTGAGCAAAGGTATCAGCACTTACTCCAGTATTGGCCACATTGGTTAGCCAAACTTAATAACATTCAGATAGCCAGCTATATCGGTATTAGCCCAGTCAGCCTATCGAGATTGAAAGCCAGAATAAAAAGCTAA